The Clostridium sporogenes region CTTCATTAAAATCTACTACTTCATACCCCTGTTTTATAAATTTTTCTGTCATAGCTTCTGTTTCATATACATTTACCCTACATCCTAATGTAGAAAAAGCAACTTTCATTATATATTTCCTCCTAAATCTCCTAATTCATATGAAATTATTGAAGCACATACTATACCTGCTGTTTCTGTTCTAAATATTCTAGGTCCTAAAGTTACTATCTGAGCTTTTATTTCTTCTAAAAGTCTTATTTCACTTTCTTCAAAGCCACCTTCTGGTCCTATTATTATACCTATGTTTTTAATATTTTCTTTTTCATATTTTATATTTTTTATAAGAGATTTTATACCATAATTTTCTTTATTTTCATAAGGCACAATTATTAAATCCATATCCTTTATCTCTTCCAACAAATCATTAAATTTTAAGGGTTCTCTAACACTTGGAATTAAAGATCTTTTACATTGTTTACATGCTTCAAGTGCAATTCTATTCCATCTATCTAATTTTTTAAATTCCTTTAATGAAGTTTTAACCTCAACTCTTTCTGTTATAATAGGTATTATTTCTTTTATACCTAATTCAGTAGACTTTTGAACTATTAAATCCATTTTAGTAGATTTAGGAAGACCTTGATATAAATAAATATTTAAGGGGCTTTCATTATTTACTTTAACCTGCTCTAATATTTTTACAACAACAGATTTTTTATCTATACTTTCTATTTTACCTTTATATTCTTTTCCCTGGCAATTATTTATGTTTATAGAATCTCCACATTCTAACCTTAATACCTTATATATATGCTTAACATCATCACCATCAATTATAGCCTTTTTATCAATTATATTTTCAGCGGGCACAAAAAATTTATGCACAATAATCACCTACTTTAATATTTTTTTGTAAAGGGAATCCCAAATACAAATTTTTATATTCTAAAATACACTTTTTATAAAATTATTAAAATAATTTTAGTTTATTTTAGATACTATACAAACCCATTCTCCCTCTTCTTTTACTTCTTCTATTACAAAACCTGTTTCTTCTAACTTTTTAATAACATCCTCTTTTCTTGAATTTATTATACCAGAAGCTATAAAATATCCGTCTTTTTCTATAAAAGCCTTAACACCTTCTGTTAAAAATATTATGACATCTGCTATTATATTAGCTACTACTATATTTGCTCTGCCCTCTACTACTTCCATTAAATTACCTTCTAATATTTCTATGTTGTCTAAATTATTATATTTAATATTTTCTTTAGAGGATTTAACAGCTACTGGATCCAAATCTACACCTATTACATGTTTAGCTCCTAATTTAGCTGCTGATATAGATAATATTCCAGATCCACAGCCTATATCAAAAACAGTACTATCTTCTTTTATGTATTTTTCTAAAGCATTTATACACATTCTTGTAGTTTCATGAGTTCCCGTACCAAAAGCCATTCCTGGATCTAACTGTACTATTATTTCCTCTTCTTTTTTATCATAATTTTCCCAAATAGGTTTTATAACTATTTTATCTGAAACCTTAGTTGGTTTATAATATTTTTTCCAATTATTTTCCCAATCTTCTTCATTTACCTTCTGAACTTCTACTAATCCTTCTCCTTTATCTATTCCAAACTGATCTAAGTTACTTACAGCCTCTTTTATATAATCTAAATATCCACCAAATTTATCATCTTCTTTGTAATATCCCTTCACTATAGCAGTATCCTTAACTGTTAATAAAGTTTCGTCAAAATAATCCCAATCTCCAGGATGCTTCTTTTTAAACTCAATATCCTTAGGATCTTCTATTGAAACTCCTTTTACACCTGTATTGTATAATATTCCTGATATAGCTTCCAAAGCCTCACTACTTGTATATATACAAACCTCTAACCATTCTTTATCCATAAAAAATTCCTCCTTAAAATAAAAAGCTATTATTAGCGAATCATTCCTTTTAAGCAAACTCTACCTGAAACTAAGAATTACTTCATAAAATTCTCTAACACTATTAATATATTATACCTAAAAATCTGAAAATCCACCACAAAATATAAGGAAAGTGCACTGCACTTTCCTTATATTAATCTTTGAAGCCTTTTTTTATCTTTTCAAAAATAGTATCCTTTTCTTTTCCTTCTACAATTTCTCCACTAGCATCCATATACATAGTTAGGGCTTCCCTTTGCTTGTTATTTAATTTCTTTGGTATATCTACTATTATAGTAACATATTGATTTCCTCTAGCTGTACTATTTATTCTTGGCACTCCCTTACCTTTTAACCTAAATACAGTTCCTGGTTGTGTTCCGGCTGGTACCTCATATTTAACCTCTCCATCTACTGTAGGTACTTTTATTTCAACACCTAAAGCAGCTTGAGCAAAACTTATATGCTTTTCTATATAAATATCAAAGCCTTTTCTCTTAAAGGTAGGATGGGAAGCTACTCTTATATTTATATATAAGTCTCCTGTTGGGCCTCCATTGCTTCCTGGTTCACCTTGTCCCCTTAACGGAATTACATTTCCTGTATCTACCCCTGCTGGTATTTTAACTTTAATCTTTTTGTTTTTTCTAACTTTACCTTTACCGTGACATTTATTACATGGGTTTTCTATAACTTTCCCACTACCACCACATTTATCACAGGAAGTTTCTGTTACCATACTTCCTAATATAGTGTTCTTTTGAATTCTAATTCTTCCAGTACCACCACATTTATCACATGTTTTTGGACTTGTTCCTGGTTTTGCACCGGTTCCATTACAATTGTCACAATTTTCATGTTTATTTACAGATATTTCTTTCTCAACTCCAAATACCGCTTCTTCAAAGGTTAAATTAATAGCAGTTTCTATATCCGCTCCCCTTTGAGGTCCATTTTTTCTTCTTCCACCAGAAGAAAATCCTCCTCCAAAGAAGGAATCAAATATATCTCCAAAGCCTCCCATATCTGAAAAATCGAAACCTCCAAAGCCTGATGGGTCAAATCCCCCTGCTCCATTAAAATCTGTAGTTCCAAATTGATCATATTGAGCTTTCTTTTGAGGATCTGAAAGTACTTGATAAGCTTCATTTATTTCTTTGAATTTTTCTTCAGCCTCTTTGTTACCTTTGTTTTTATCTGGATGATATTTTATAGCTAATTTTCTAAAAGCTTTTTTTATGTCTTCTTCGCTAGCACCTTTTTCTAATCCAAGTAATGCATAATAATCCTTGCTGGGCATTCCTCTTTTTCACCACCTAATATCTAATTGAATGTAATTTTAAATTATTTTTTCACTTAAATTAAGGGAGGAGTACAAACTCCCTCCCTTAATTCATACCTATTATATCTTATACAATTTTTTAATATTTGTCATTTATTTTTTATTTATCATCTTCAACTTTATAGTCTGCATCTACTACATTGTCACCTTTTTTGTCATTTTCTGCTGAAGCATTATCTGCATTTGCTCCGCCCATATTATTAGGGTCAAAACCTGCACCTTGAGCTCCTTCTGGGTTAGCTTGTTGATATATCTTTGAAGATATTCCATAGAATGTTTGAGTTAAGTCTTCAGTTGCTTTCTTAATAGCTTCTAAATCTTCTCCGTCTTTAACGTCTTTAACTGCCTTCATCTTTTCTTCTATTTGAGCTTTATCTTCAGCTGATACCTTATCTCCTAGTTCAGTTAATGTTTTTTCTGTTTGATATACTATTTGATCTGCATTATTTTTAACTTCTATGGATTCTTTTCTCTTTTTATCTTCTGCTTCAAATTTCTTAGCTTCATTTACAGCCTTATCTATTTCATCATCTGTTAAATTTGTTGAAGCTGTTATTGTTATATTTGCTTCTTTTCCTGTTCCCTTATCCTTAGCAGATACATTAACTATACCATTAGCATCTATATCAAAAGTTACTTCTATTTGAGGTATTCCTCTTGGAGCTGGAGCTATTCCTGATAAAGTAAATCTTCCTAATGTCTTATTATCAGCTGCCATTTGTCTTTCACCTTGTACTACGTGTATTTCAACTGATGTTTGCCCGTCTGCTGCTGTAGAGAAAACTTGACTCTTTCTTGCTGGTATTGTTGTATTTCTTTCTATTAATGGAGTTGCAACTCCCCCTAATGTTTCTATTCCTAATGTTAATGGAGTAACATCTAGAAGTAACACATCTTTAACTTCTCCTGTTAAAACTCCTGCTTGAATAGCAGCACCCATTGCAACAACTTCATCTGGGTTAACGCCTTTACTTAAGTCTTTTCCTGTAAAGTCCTTAACTGCATCTTGAACAGCTGGTATTCTTGTTGATCCACCAACCATTATAATTTTATCTATATCTGACATTGTATATCCAGCATCCTCTAATGACTTTTTGATTGGTTCTAATGTACGTTGTACCAAATCATGAGTTAATTCATTAAATTTAGCTCTTGTTAAGTTCATGTCTATGTGCTTTGGACCTGTTGCATCTGCTGTTATAAATGGTAAGTTTATATTTGTTTGTGTTGCTGATGATAATTCTATTTTAGCTTTTTCTGCAGCTTCTTTTAATCTCTGTATAGCCATTTTATCATTTCTTAAATCTATTCCATTTTCAGCTTTAAATGTTTCAGCTATATAATCTATTAATTTTTGATCAAAGTCATCTCCACCTAATTTTGTATCCCCATTAGTAGCTTTAACTTCGAATACTCCATCACCTAGTTCTAATATTGATACGTCAAAAGTACCACCACCTAGGTCATAAACCAATATTTTTTCATTTGTATCCATTTTATCTAAACCATATGCTAATGATGCAGCTGTTGGTTCATTTATTATTCTTAAAACTTCAAGCCCAGCTATTTTTCCAGCATCCTTTGTTGCTTGTCTTTGACTATCATTAAAATAAGCTGGCACTGTTATAACTGCTTGAGTTACTTTTTCTCCAAGATACGCCTCTGCATCTGCTTTTAATTTTTGAAGTACCATAGCTGATATTTGCTGTGGTGTATATTCTGTACCATCTATATTAACCTTATGATCTGTTCCCATATATCTTTTTATAGAAATTATAGTCTTTTCTGGATTTGTAATAGCTTGTCTTTTTGCTACTTGACCTATTAATCTTTCCCCATTAGCTTGGAAAGATACTACTGAAGGAGTTGTTCTTGAACCTTCTGCATTTGGTATAACTACTGGTTCTCCACCTTCCATAACTGATACACAAGAATTTGTTGTTCCTAAGTCAATTCCGATTATTTTTGCCATTTTAATATTCCCTCCTAGTTTGTAATTTGTTAGGTTTTTATAATAAATTTTTATCTAGTTTGCTACTTTTACCATACTATATCTTATAACTTTTTCACCTTTTTTATATCCTTTTTGGAATACTTCTACTATTTCCTTTTCTTCACAATTGGAATCCTCCACATGCATTACTGCATTATGAATATTAGGGTCAAAAGCAACTTCTGTAGATATTTCTTCTACTCCTAATTTTTCTAAAGAAGATTCAAACTGTTTAACAGTCATCTCTATTCCTTTTTTAATATCTTCTACAGAGCCTTCTACAGTTGCTGCTCTTTCTAAATTATCTAAAACTGGAAGAAGCTCTTTTAAAACATCTTCACAGGCACTAACATATAAATCTTCCTTTTCTTTAGCTGTTCTTTTTCTAAAATTATCATATTCTGCTACTGTTCTTACTAATCTTTCCTTTATTTCTTCCATCTGATTTTCTAATTTTTTATTTTCTTCTTTTAATTTATTTTTCATATCTTCTAATTCCTTTATCTTTACTTCATTAGAGTCTTCTATTATTTCTTCTTTTTCTATTTCTTCAAACTCTAAATCCTCTTCTTTGCCTTTATCTTCTTCTTTATTTTTATTCTCTTTATTAGAGCAGCAGCAATCCTCTTCCATGTTAATATGTTTAGCATCCTTGCATTCTTTTTCCAATTATATACCTCCATTCTATCCGCTTGTTATTTATGAATATTTTTGTTATCAGTTAAGGTATCATTTATTGCCTTAACTATTGTAGCCACAGCTGATATTATTTTTTCATAAGGTATTCTTGTAGGTCCTATAACTCCTATAGTTCCTATGGGTGTCTTTCCTATACTATATACTGCTGAAATAACACTACATTGTTTTGCATCTTCTACAAAATTTTCTTTTCCTATTTTTACAGCAATATCAGAATCTACATATAATAATTCTTCTACCTTTTCCCTATCATTTAGCATAGCTAGAAATTCTTTAGCTCTATCTACATCATTGTATTCAGGATAATTAAATATATTTGTAGCTCCTTCCATATATATTTCTGCATCCTCTATATCCGTAAGTGCTTCATATATGGAGGATAAAATATTTTTTAATATATCACCATATCCTATCATTTCTTTTTTTAATTCATTTAATAATTCTAAATTTACTTCTCTTAGACTTAGTCCTTTTAATTTTTGGTTTAATAAATTATTTATTTTTATTAAGGAGCCTTCATCTATTTCTTTTGTTACTCTTAATAGTGTATTTTTTATCATGGCATTATCTGTTATAACAATCAATAATAAATTATACTTATCAACCTTAATTATTTGTATTGATTTTAATCTACTTTTTATCATAGACGGAGTCTTTACTAAACAAGTTAATTTAGTTATTTCAGATAATATACTTATAGAGTGTCTTATGGTTTTATCTATTTCATATAAGGCTGAATCTATAGCCTGATCTTTTATGAGCATTTTTTCCTGCTCTGTTAAAGCTGTTAATGTCATAAGTTTATCTACATATAGTCTATAGCCTTTATCTGATGGTTTTCTTCCAGATGAACTATGAATCTGTTCTAAATATCCCATATCTTCTAGGTCTGCCATCTCGTTTCTTATAGTTGCTGAACTTACTCCTAAATCATATTTTTTAGCAATAGTTCTTGATCCAACGGGTTCTCCACTATTAATATAATCTTTTATTATAGCTTGAAGTATCCTGATTTTTCTCTCATCCATATCATATTGACACCTCTTTTATTAGCACTCACTAGCAACGAGTGCTAATTACTATGATTAAAATCTAACATTGTACAAATTATTTGTCAACCTATCTATTTGATATTTAACTTTGTTTAACCTTTATATTTTCAAAAAACTTATATTAATTTTTTAAAATCTCACTTTTTCTTAGAATTTCTTTATTTTTCTTTTAACCCTTATAATAAAAAATCGGAAAGTATAGTATTTGAAATACTTACAGCCTCTTTAGATAAATATATCCTGTTTTCCTTTTCCATTAATAAATTTAATTTTTTATATTTATTGATTACACTTCCATATATGTCTATTATATTTTGACCAAATCTTTCCTGAAAATCATCTATACATATACCTTTTGTCTTTCTAAGTCCCATAAACATAAACTCTTCCATATTTTCTTTTTGTGAATTGATATGAAAATTTATCTGAGTAAGATTATTAGAATTTATTTCTTTTATATATGTTTCTATGGAATTAGTATTTTCATATCTTTGATTATTTACATAAGAATGGGCCCCTACTCCACAACCTATATATTCTTCCAAATCCCAATACACTAAATTGTGTTTACACTCTTTATTAGGGTTAGCAAAATTTGAAATTTCATACTGTAAATATCCTTTTTCTTTCAAAAAATCAATACAATACTCATACATTTTTCTTTCTTCTTCTTCTTTAGGAAGTTTTAGCAATGAGTTTTTATATAAATTATAAAAACTTGTTCCCTCTTCAATTATTAAACTATAACAGGATAAATGTTCTGGATTTAAATCTACTACTTCTAGCAGAGTCTCCTTCCAATCATCTAAACTTTGATTTGGAAGAGCAAACATTAAATCTACATTTATGTTATTAAATCCTTCCTTTCTAGCCATTTTAAAGCTATATACAAAATCTTCAAAACTATGAATTCTACCTAATGTTTTTAGTAAGGTATTTTTAGAACTTTGAAGTCCTATACTTAATCTATTTACTCCCATTGATTTTAGTAGTTTTAGTTTTTTCTCTGTAAAAGTTCCCGGATTACCCTCTACTGTAAATTCTATATTTTCTTTTTTATCTATAGTTTTTAAGGCATCTTTTAAAATATTTAAAGCCCCTAAAGATAAATAGGTGGGGGTACCCCCACCTATAAATATTGTTTTTATTATCTTATTTTTTGTATTATCAACAATTTCTTTAGAGAGGGCTTTAATATAGTCCATCATTAGACCTTCTTTTTTACTATAAGATGTAAAATCACAGTATAAACATTTTTGCATACAAAAAGGTATATGTATATACAGTGAAACTTCTTTGTTTTTATCCTCTCTATCCAAAACTAACACTCCTAAGTTATATATTATTATTCCTCTGTTTTTAATACTGCCATAAATGCTTCCTGTGGTACTTCTACAGATCCCACTTGTCTCATTCTTTTCTTTCCTTCTTTTTGTTTTTCTAAAAGTTTTCTTTTTCTTGAGATATCTCCACCATAACATTTTGCAAGAACGTCTTTTCTCATAGCTTTTATTGTTTCTCTAGCTATTATTTTAGCTCCTACTGCTGCTTGTATTGGTATTTCAAACATTTGTCTTGGTATTATTTCCTTTAGCTTTTGGGCCATATTTCTTCCCTTAGCATAGGCTCTTTCTCTTGGCACTATCATAGACAAAGCGTCTACAATATCCGCATTTAATAATATATCTAGTTTAACAAGATCCGCATCTTTATATCCTATTAATTCATAGTCAAAGGAGGCATAACCTCTTGTCCTTGATTTTAAAGCATCAAAAAAGTCATAAATTATTTCATTTAAAGGGATCTCGTAATTTAAAGATACTCTAGTAGTATCTAAATATTGCATATCTTTAAATATTCCTCTTCTGTTTTGAGCTAAATCCATAACTGCACCAACGTAATCTGATGGTGTTATTATAGATGACTTAACTATAGGTTCCTCCATAAGCTTTATTTCTGAAGGACTTGGCATATTAGTTGGATTTGTTAACTCTATTAAAGTTCCATCCGTTTTTGTTATTTTATATATAACAGATGGCGCTGTGGTTATAATATCTAAATTAAATTCTCTTTCTAATCTTTCTTGTATTATATCCATATGTAAAAGACCTAAAAATCCACATCTAAATCCAAAACCTAAGGCTATAGAAGTTTCTGGTTCAAAAGACAATGCTGCATCATTTACTTGAAGCTTTTCTAAGGCTTCTTTTAATTCTTCATATTTGGCTCCATCTACTGGATATATCCCACTAAATACCATTGGCACTGCAGGTCTATATCCTGACAATGCTTCATTAGCAGGTCTCTTAGCCTCTGTGATAGTATCTCCTACTCTGGCATCTCTAACATTTTTAATTGATGCAGTTACATATCCAACATCCCCTGCTTTTAATTCATCTACAGGCATATAGTTTGGTACAAAAACTCCTACCTCTACTACTTCGTAAACCTTTCCTGTATTCATAAGTTTTATTTCTGTACCCTCTTTTATTGTGCCCTCTTTTACTCTTATATGACAAACTACCCCTTTATAACTATCATAGTATGAATCAAATATAAGAGCCTTTAAAGGGGCTTTTTCATCTCCTTCTGGTGCTGGTACCTTTTCTACTATAGCTTCTAGTGCATCTTTTATGTTTAATCCCGTTTTAGCTGAAACTAAAGGTGCATCTTCCGCTTCTATACCTATTACATCTTCTATTTCATGTTTTACTTCTTCTGGTCTAGCACTTGGTAAATCTATTTTGTTTATTACGGGAACTATTTCCAAATTATTATCTAAGGCTAAATAACAATTAGCTAGTGTTTGAGCTTGTATGCCTTGTGTAGCATCTACTACTAGTATAGCTCCCTCGCATGCTGCTAAACTTCTAGAAACTTCGTAGTTAAAATCTACATGTCCTGGAGTATCTATTAGATTAAGTGTATATTCTTCCCCAGTATCCCTTTTATAAATTAATCTTACAGCTTGAGACTTTATAGTTATTCCTCTTTCTTTCTCTAAATCCATATTATCCAATACTTGAGTATCCATTTCTCTTTCTGTAAGTGTTCCTGTTGCTTCTATCAATCTATCTGCTAATGTAGATTTTCCATGATCTATGTGCGCTACTATTGAAAAATTTCTTATATATTTTTGTCTTTCACTTTGCATTATATCTTTACCCCCAAATAACATATAGGTTTTTAATAACAAACTTTCAACTCGAAAATTGTAAAAATAATCACTGTAAATTATAACATAAAACTCCGGTGATATGTCAACTAAAAGGCGAAATCTCTACTTATTTATTATTATTTTACACCTCTTCCATTAAAAACTCCTAGCACTTCCTCTTTTATTTTATAAAACACATTACCTATTTTATTTAAACTGTGACTTTTATTAATATTGTTAACAAAATTACTTGTAGAATTTTTCATATTATTAAAGGTTTTATAGGTTTTATCTCCTATATCATTTAAAATTTTTTCATTTATATAAACTGTATAGTTTTCAGTTCTAAATCTAATATCCAGAGGTCTTTTAGTAAAATAAATAGCTACCTTTGACCTATCCTTTACAAATTTAGGCATAGTATTGCTTACAATAAAAAATCCACTTGCAGCTATCAAAAAACTTAATAATATAACTGTCTTATATTTGTTCCAATTTAATTTAAATTTTCTTTTCTTTTTTATTATTTCCATAAAAAAAGTACACCCCTTTTTTATTCTTACTATAAGGATGTACTATTTTTTCTATATTTATTCAATTTTGTTATTTATTTAAACATTCTGCAATAATTCTAGCTAAATATTTTGCTGAAGCTTTTGATTCCCCTGTAGTATTTATATCTGCTCCTACTTCTATTAAAACTGCATTGTTACTTTTATCTTGATTAAAATATCTTGTACCATAGTTATAGTAATATATGCCCTTACAAAATCCTGGAAATAATTTATTGGAAGTATTCATTATATTTGTAGCCATATTATTATTTTTATTAAAATGAGGATTCTTTTTTGCCATTACCATCATAAATTTTGCTACATTTTCTCCATTTAATTTTGTTACAAAAGCTTTCTTATTACTCCCAGCATCTCTATGTAGGTCTATTATAAGTTTAAAATCACCATGTTGTTTTAGCTGCTTATCTACTGTAACTGATGATCTTGCATAACTTTGTGTATAAGCTTGAGCGTCATGTACAGTTTTATCATGTAATGTATTTATACCATAATTGTCCATAAGTTCTTTTGCCAGTTCCTGTCCTACTGCACAAACATTTTTAT contains the following coding sequences:
- the dnaJ gene encoding molecular chaperone DnaJ → MPSKDYYALLGLEKGASEEDIKKAFRKLAIKYHPDKNKGNKEAEEKFKEINEAYQVLSDPQKKAQYDQFGTTDFNGAGGFDPSGFGGFDFSDMGGFGDIFDSFFGGGFSSGGRRKNGPQRGADIETAINLTFEEAVFGVEKEISVNKHENCDNCNGTGAKPGTSPKTCDKCGGTGRIRIQKNTILGSMVTETSCDKCGGSGKVIENPCNKCHGKGKVRKNKKIKVKIPAGVDTGNVIPLRGQGEPGSNGGPTGDLYINIRVASHPTFKRKGFDIYIEKHISFAQAALGVEIKVPTVDGEVKYEVPAGTQPGTVFRLKGKGVPRINSTARGNQYVTIIVDIPKKLNNKQREALTMYMDASGEIVEGKEKDTIFEKIKKGFKD
- the prmA gene encoding 50S ribosomal protein L11 methyltransferase produces the protein MDKEWLEVCIYTSSEALEAISGILYNTGVKGVSIEDPKDIEFKKKHPGDWDYFDETLLTVKDTAIVKGYYKEDDKFGGYLDYIKEAVSNLDQFGIDKGEGLVEVQKVNEEDWENNWKKYYKPTKVSDKIVIKPIWENYDKKEEEIIVQLDPGMAFGTGTHETTRMCINALEKYIKEDSTVFDIGCGSGILSISAAKLGAKHVIGVDLDPVAVKSSKENIKYNNLDNIEILEGNLMEVVEGRANIVVANIIADVIIFLTEGVKAFIEKDGYFIASGIINSRKEDVIKKLEETGFVIEEVKEEGEWVCIVSKIN
- the dnaK gene encoding molecular chaperone DnaK, with the protein product MAKIIGIDLGTTNSCVSVMEGGEPVVIPNAEGSRTTPSVVSFQANGERLIGQVAKRQAITNPEKTIISIKRYMGTDHKVNIDGTEYTPQQISAMVLQKLKADAEAYLGEKVTQAVITVPAYFNDSQRQATKDAGKIAGLEVLRIINEPTAASLAYGLDKMDTNEKILVYDLGGGTFDVSILELGDGVFEVKATNGDTKLGGDDFDQKLIDYIAETFKAENGIDLRNDKMAIQRLKEAAEKAKIELSSATQTNINLPFITADATGPKHIDMNLTRAKFNELTHDLVQRTLEPIKKSLEDAGYTMSDIDKIIMVGGSTRIPAVQDAVKDFTGKDLSKGVNPDEVVAMGAAIQAGVLTGEVKDVLLLDVTPLTLGIETLGGVATPLIERNTTIPARKSQVFSTAADGQTSVEIHVVQGERQMAADNKTLGRFTLSGIAPAPRGIPQIEVTFDIDANGIVNVSAKDKGTGKEANITITASTNLTDDEIDKAVNEAKKFEAEDKKRKESIEVKNNADQIVYQTEKTLTELGDKVSAEDKAQIEEKMKAVKDVKDGEDLEAIKKATEDLTQTFYGISSKIYQQANPEGAQGAGFDPNNMGGANADNASAENDKKGDNVVDADYKVEDDK
- a CDS encoding 16S rRNA (uracil(1498)-N(3))-methyltransferase; amino-acid sequence: MHKFFVPAENIIDKKAIIDGDDVKHIYKVLRLECGDSININNCQGKEYKGKIESIDKKSVVVKILEQVKVNNESPLNIYLYQGLPKSTKMDLIVQKSTELGIKEIIPIITERVEVKTSLKEFKKLDRWNRIALEACKQCKRSLIPSVREPLKFNDLLEEIKDMDLIIVPYENKENYGIKSLIKNIKYEKENIKNIGIIIGPEGGFEESEIRLLEEIKAQIVTLGPRIFRTETAGIVCASIISYELGDLGGNI
- the hemW gene encoding radical SAM family heme chaperone HemW; amino-acid sequence: MDREDKNKEVSLYIHIPFCMQKCLYCDFTSYSKKEGLMMDYIKALSKEIVDNTKNKIIKTIFIGGGTPTYLSLGALNILKDALKTIDKKENIEFTVEGNPGTFTEKKLKLLKSMGVNRLSIGLQSSKNTLLKTLGRIHSFEDFVYSFKMARKEGFNNINVDLMFALPNQSLDDWKETLLEVVDLNPEHLSCYSLIIEEGTSFYNLYKNSLLKLPKEEEERKMYEYCIDFLKEKGYLQYEISNFANPNKECKHNLVYWDLEEYIGCGVGAHSYVNNQRYENTNSIETYIKEINSNNLTQINFHINSQKENMEEFMFMGLRKTKGICIDDFQERFGQNIIDIYGSVINKYKKLNLLMEKENRIYLSKEAVSISNTILSDFLL
- the lepA gene encoding translation elongation factor 4, which produces MQSERQKYIRNFSIVAHIDHGKSTLADRLIEATGTLTEREMDTQVLDNMDLEKERGITIKSQAVRLIYKRDTGEEYTLNLIDTPGHVDFNYEVSRSLAACEGAILVVDATQGIQAQTLANCYLALDNNLEIVPVINKIDLPSARPEEVKHEIEDVIGIEAEDAPLVSAKTGLNIKDALEAIVEKVPAPEGDEKAPLKALIFDSYYDSYKGVVCHIRVKEGTIKEGTEIKLMNTGKVYEVVEVGVFVPNYMPVDELKAGDVGYVTASIKNVRDARVGDTITEAKRPANEALSGYRPAVPMVFSGIYPVDGAKYEELKEALEKLQVNDAALSFEPETSIALGFGFRCGFLGLLHMDIIQERLEREFNLDIITTAPSVIYKITKTDGTLIELTNPTNMPSPSEIKLMEEPIVKSSIITPSDYVGAVMDLAQNRRGIFKDMQYLDTTRVSLNYEIPLNEIIYDFFDALKSRTRGYASFDYELIGYKDADLVKLDILLNADIVDALSMIVPRERAYAKGRNMAQKLKEIIPRQMFEIPIQAAVGAKIIARETIKAMRKDVLAKCYGGDISRKRKLLEKQKEGKKRMRQVGSVEVPQEAFMAVLKTEE
- the hrcA gene encoding heat-inducible transcriptional repressor HrcA, producing MDERKIRILQAIIKDYINSGEPVGSRTIAKKYDLGVSSATIRNEMADLEDMGYLEQIHSSSGRKPSDKGYRLYVDKLMTLTALTEQEKMLIKDQAIDSALYEIDKTIRHSISILSEITKLTCLVKTPSMIKSRLKSIQIIKVDKYNLLLIVITDNAMIKNTLLRVTKEIDEGSLIKINNLLNQKLKGLSLREVNLELLNELKKEMIGYGDILKNILSSIYEALTDIEDAEIYMEGATNIFNYPEYNDVDRAKEFLAMLNDREKVEELLYVDSDIAVKIGKENFVEDAKQCSVISAVYSIGKTPIGTIGVIGPTRIPYEKIISAVATIVKAINDTLTDNKNIHK
- the grpE gene encoding nucleotide exchange factor GrpE gives rise to the protein MEKECKDAKHINMEEDCCCSNKENKNKEEDKGKEEDLEFEEIEKEEIIEDSNEVKIKELEDMKNKLKEENKKLENQMEEIKERLVRTVAEYDNFRKRTAKEKEDLYVSACEDVLKELLPVLDNLERAATVEGSVEDIKKGIEMTVKQFESSLEKLGVEEISTEVAFDPNIHNAVMHVEDSNCEEKEIVEVFQKGYKKGEKVIRYSMVKVAN